The Negativicutes bacterium region ATTACATCCAAGGAAGCAAAATCAGCTCTTATGATTCTGCTACCCTCAGCGAAATCGATACGCTGATCCTCTATTAAGTAAGGTATGTAAATCACAGCAATGAATTTTAAAGTGGAACCCATACGAAGCACTAGCCGCAGCGAATCAGTTTGCTACGGCTAGCGCACAGACAAGCTGCTTCAAAAAATGATCAGCCCTATTACTGCCGATATGACGCAGTAACAGGGCTGATCTTATTCATGTAGATTCAATTCCAAATATTCATCATAAGACATTTTTCTGTCGATGATGCCATCCGGCGTAATTTCAATGATGCGGTTGGCAATAGTTTGCACAAATTCATGATCATGTGAGGCAAAAAGGAGAGTGCCAGAAAAGTTAATCAAGCCATCGTTGAGTGAGGTGATCGATTCCAGATCCAGATGATTGGTCGGCTCATCCAGTAGGAGAACATTGGCATTGCTGAGCATCATCTTGCATAGCATACAGCGGACTCGCTCGCCGCCGGAAAGAACGCTTGCTTCTTTTTGAGATTCTTCGCCGGAAAACAATAATCTGCCCAGATAGCCTCTGATGAAGCTTTCTGCCTGTTCCACGGAAAACTGACGCATCCAATCAACAAGATTGAGCGGAACGTTTTGAAAGAACTCGGTATTGTCCTTGGGGAAGTAAGCTTGGGAAGTTGTTACCCCCCATTTGAATTCACCACTGTCTGCCGTCAGCTCGTTCATCAGAATTTTAAACAGGGTCGTTTGCGCTTGTTCATTCGTCCCAACAAAAGCAACCTTATCGCCTTTATCCAGCTTAAAGCTGATCTGATTCAAAAGCATTTGGCCGTTCATCGTTCCCGTCAGGTTAGCCACATTTAACAGTTCGTTGCCGGCTTCTCTTTCAGGTTTGAAACCTACGTAAGGATATTTTCTGGAGGAAGGTTTGATATCTTCAATCGTCAGTTTCTCCAGCTGCTTTTTTCGGGAGGTGGCTTGTTTTGATTTGGAGGCGTTGGCGCTGAAGCGATCAATAAAATCCTGTAAATCTTTGCGCTTCTCTTCCGCTTTTTTGTTTTGATCACGCTGCATTTGCAGTGCTAACTGACTGGAATGATACCAAAAATCATAATTACCATTGTAAATTTGTATTTTGCCATAATCAACATCGGCGATGTGCGTGCATACTTTATTAAGAAAATGTCGGTCATGTGAAACCACAATGACGGTGCTTTCAAAATTGGAGAGGAAATTTTCTAACCAGGCGATCGCTTTCAGATCCAGATGGTTGGTTGGTTCATCCAACAGCAAGATGTCTGGTTGACCAAATAAAGCCTGAGCCAACAAGATTTTTATTTTTTCATCACCATTCAATTCTTTCATCAGCTTGTGATGCAGCGATTCTTCTAAACCCAGTCCAGTCAGGAGTGATGCCGCTTCCGGTTCTGCCTCCCAGCCATGCAGTTCATCGAATTCAAATTCCAATTCGGCAGCTTTGATTCCGTCTCCATCAGTGAATTCTGCTTTTCCGTAGATCAGATCTTTTTCTTGCATGATTTGAAAAAGCCTTGCGTGTCCCATGATAACCGTTTGCATGACTTCATACTCATCAAATTTAAAATGATCCTGTTTTAGAACCGCTAAGCGCTCACCGGGGGTGATGAGGACTTCACCTTGGTTTGGTTCAATTTCTCCCGTCAATATCTTGAGAAATGTAGATTTCCCGGTTCCATTGGCACCAATTAAGCCGTAACAGTTGCCATGTGTAAATTTGATATTCACATCATCAAACAATTTGCGGCCGCCGTATCTTAAACTCACATTGCTTGTACTTATCACTGATCCATCCACCTTATAATTTATAGTTTCAAATTTAACTGAACTTTTATATTATATCACACTCTAACCAATTAATCTACCTGTGCCAACACCCCCGTCCCCCTGGTACACGCGCTAACCAATTAATCTACCTGTGCCAACACCCCCGTCCCCCTGGTACACGGGTACTGGCATACCTTGCCAAGATTGAAAAGGAATCGAATCACCCCTTAACGAAAGCTGTGGTAGAATCAATCGGAGCCGCAGATTTCTATCCTGTGCAAGAAACCAATGCGGTGAAAGGCAGCGGTATTATAGCGAAGGTAGCCGGTCATCGGGTCGCGGTCGGCAATCTCGCACTGATGCGGCGGGAAAATGTACAGTTCAATGAAAAAGCGAGCACCGATCTGGTGCGTTTGGTACAAAGCGGCAGTTCACTCGTGCTGATGGCGCTGGATGGTGAATTAGCAGTTCTCATGGGTATTCGTGACCAGATTCGCCCGGGTGTGAAAGCGGATCTTGAAAAGCTGAAAGAATTAGGTGTGAAGAACCTGATTGTGCTTTCGGGAGATCATCAGGGAACCGTTGATTTGGTTGCCCGTGAACTTGGCTTGACAGAAGCCCATGGTCACATGCTGCCGGAAGATAAGGCGGCCTATATTAAAATGCTGCAGTCCAAAGGGCAAATTGTGGCTTTTGTGGGCGATGGAGTCAACAACAGTCCTTCTCTGGCTTTGGCGCAAATTGGTATTGCCATGGGCAGTGGGACAGATATTGCGATTGAAACCTCCGATGTTGTCCTGATGAACTCAGATTTCAGCCGGTTGCCTCATGCTCTCGGCTTAACCAAAGCGATAGCGCGTAACATGCGGCAAAATATTATCATCGCAGTGGGCGTTGTCTTCTTCTTGCTGGCCAACGTTTTCTTCAGCGAATGGATGAACATGTCCATAGGGATGCTGGTCCACGAAGCGAGTATCTTAGCCGTTATTTTCAATGGCATGAGGCTGCTACGCTACGCAATAAATTAACAATTCTAAACCGAACTAACCATTAGCAAGAAAGGAAAATTGAAAAAGCAAAAAGCAACGGTTCAATTAGCAAGCTTAACCTGTCCGTCGTGTGCATTGAAATTGAAAGTGCTGTAAAATTACTGAATGGCGTGGAAAAAGAAAGTGTCAGCGTATCGTTTAACTCAAGTAAGGTTAAACTGAATTTTGATCAGGAAAAGCTGGCAATCGGAGAAATCGAGCGGGCGATCACCGCGCTTGGCTATGAAGTTAAAAAATTTCAAGTGAAAGTGAAATAAGCGGTCAAAGCCAAAACGGTATTTTGCGGAACGGTCTCAACCGTTCCTTTTTTTATAGCTTCGCATCCGGAAAACATCTTCATCCGCTCGGTACGGTACTGTGCTTATGATTAGTCAATCTCGGTTTGAAGAAAGTTAAAACATGGATTACCTATCAAATGAAGAGGCAAAAGCACAGCGAATTGCGTTTGATTATCTCTTAGTGCTTCATAAGTTGATATTTTTGTTCACTGCTGAATTTTTCCGCAGCATATCTAAAAGCGATTTTGGGCATTTGGGGTTTGTTTATGAGTAAATATTCATAGACAGCTTTCGGTTCAACCTGAGAGAATACCTTGAGCATCCAGCCATAACCTTTTAATACGAGATAGTGTGAATCATTCCTTAACAGATCGGAAATGAGGAAAGGGTTAAAACCATGATATTTCTGATGTTTAATCGGATAGATCAAGACCACAGCGGCGGCACGCCTGACACTAAACTTAGGATGCTCCGTCCATTTTAATACGGATTCGAATAAATTATTGTTTTGGCTCAGCAAAGAACCAAAAGCATGCGTACAGAAATCATCACAATCACTCCAATCGGAGACATAATGCATCAGCCAGGATTCAAAGACAGAGAAAGTATTAGTGTCATAGGAATTTCGGATTCTGTAGGCCCAATCATAGGCAATGATGCCGAACGCCCATTCACGCTCGTTTAGCAGCTGTTCACAGAGCGCTAAGACATGACCCAAACTCTTGTCCTCTAACACCTGATAGAGAGAGAAAGAGATCGCCCGTATGCTGCCTATTGTTAAGTGCGGACTGATCGATGCACTCTGAATTCTGTTTCCGGCTTCTCTTACGATATCAAACAAATTGATCACTGCTTTCTTTGCGTTAATAAGATGGATCATTGAGGTTCTTCTAATCTTAGCATAAGAGGAACAGATGTTCAAGATCGTATAAGGTTGATAGGAAGGCAAAGGAAATTCGCAGAGAAAACAGCTGCTTTCCTTGAATAAACTGTAAAATCTGGTATAATCATCAGTATAACCTGGGCGCAGGGCAGACGGAACCGGAAGCAAACCCCGGAAAAACAGGATCGCTTAATAAACCGGATCGCTTAATACAATGGAAATCAGCGTAGACGAACCGGATGTGCTTGGATATGACAGCAAGACAGGCGAATATCGTTTTTTCATTGTTCTGTGGAAAGTTCTGTCGGATACAGAAGTCTTTGCTGGGACCGGAGGGCTCCCGGATCTTTGCATATGACAGGAGTGCGGATTCCTATTGCTCCGGCAGAGGGTTCCGCAGTCCTTTGATCGTTTAACAATAGTATGAAAATGAGGAGTTGAATTTATGGAACGACATATCATCGAATTTTTGAACAGCCCTGCGCTATTTGCTAAAATCAGTGATCTCACACGCATTGTTGATCCGCTGCAAAAAACGGTGACCGAATATAAAGATCGCGTGGCTGTGATTGACGAAGCGCACTGTTTTGATTTCTGGGACAAAAACAAAATTTGTGACAACTGCATTTCTATGAGGGCTTTTAATGATAATATAACCTATACAAAAATCGAATACACAAGAGATAAGACATACTTGATTACCGCGGTTCCGTATCATTTAACCGACAGAAGAATTGTTATCGAGCTGCTCAAGGACATTACCCAAAGTGTCCTTTATGATGTTGGTACGGACACTGTTTTGGAGCAGATCGGAATTCACGCGCTGATCGATAATCTGAACAAACTTGCTTTTAGTGATTCATTAACCGGCCTTTATAATCGTCGATTTCTCATGGAAAAACTTCCGGTTGATTTACTGAATTCGATTTTATCAGCTGCGGAATTATCGATTATAATGGTTGATATCGATCATTTTAAAAAAATTAACGATACATACGGTCATCTTGGCGGAGACCATATACTGAAACATGTCGCTGCAACTTTATCCGGTTGTTTGACCGGAACCAGCGACTGGATCGCTCGATTTGGAGGGGAAGAATTTGTGATTTGTATGCCGGGGGTCAATCTTGAGGCGGCAAAAGCAACTGCGGAATCCATGCGCGAATTACTGGAACACTCCGGCATTCGCTATCAGGAAGCAGAATTTAGCGTCACTGCCAGTTTTGGAATTTCTAATTTAAAATCGGCAGGACAGGAGAGCGCCGAGGATTTGATCAGGCGTGCTGATGAAAAATTATACTTAGCCAAAAGCAAGGGGCGAAACAGGGTTGAGTTCTAAATCATAGTTTACTATGATTTTTTGCAACGATTCTGTTTGTAGATGAGCAAACCATAAACTAATAGTCGGCGAAAATATCTTCCCTGCAAATTTCATAGGCAGTTTATTTTACGATGCGGCCAGAAGCTGCAAAAGTAATTGGGTTAATTCCGGAATAGAAGCACTTCCGGATCAAACCGCAGAAGGAATTGGATTGCCGCCTCTCTAATGTAAGGTATATCAAGGGAAAAGAACAGAAATTGATCGGTTAACGCAGCGCTAGGCGGATCAAATGAGATATCATTGCCAAAATAGCAGCTGCCAAACGATCCTACAAAAGGGGTAAAAAGAATGTCTGAAAAGCCTGTAATCGCATTGCTTTATGACTTTGATAAAACACTCTGTACAAAAGATATGCAGGAGTACAGTTTTATTCCGGAGGTGAACATGGAACCAGCTGCTTTTTGGCTGGAATCCAATGGCTTAGCGAAAGAGCAGAAAATGGATCGCATTCTGGCTTCGATGTATTTGATGCTGCAAAAAGCAAAGAAAGCCGGCGAACCGGTTTCACGGGATAACTTTGTTACCTTCGGCAGCGCTTTACAATTTTTCCCGGGGGTGGAGAGTTGGTTTGACCGCATCAATCGTCTGGGGGAAACCATGCAGATGACTGTTGAGCATTACATTATCTCCTCCGGTTTACGTGAAATTATCGAAGGTTCCAGTATTTATCCGCATTTTCGGGAGGTGTTTGCCAG contains the following coding sequences:
- a CDS encoding DNA alkylation repair protein; translated protein: MIHLINAKKAVINLFDIVREAGNRIQSASISPHLTIGSIRAISFSLYQVLEDKSLGHVLALCEQLLNEREWAFGIIAYDWAYRIRNSYDTNTFSVFESWLMHYVSDWSDCDDFCTHAFGSLLSQNNNLFESVLKWTEHPKFSVRRAAAVVLIYPIKHQKYHGFNPFLISDLLRNDSHYLVLKGYGWMLKVFSQVEPKAVYEYLLINKPQMPKIAFRYAAEKFSSEQKYQLMKH
- a CDS encoding ATP-binding cassette domain-containing protein, whose protein sequence is MISTSNVSLRYGGRKLFDDVNIKFTHGNCYGLIGANGTGKSTFLKILTGEIEPNQGEVLITPGERLAVLKQDHFKFDEYEVMQTVIMGHARLFQIMQEKDLIYGKAEFTDGDGIKAAELEFEFDELHGWEAEPEAASLLTGLGLEESLHHKLMKELNGDEKIKILLAQALFGQPDILLLDEPTNHLDLKAIAWLENFLSNFESTVIVVSHDRHFLNKVCTHIADVDYGKIQIYNGNYDFWYHSSQLALQMQRDQNKKAEEKRKDLQDFIDRFSANASKSKQATSRKKQLEKLTIEDIKPSSRKYPYVGFKPEREAGNELLNVANLTGTMNGQMLLNQISFKLDKGDKVAFVGTNEQAQTTLFKILMNELTADSGEFKWGVTTSQAYFPKDNTEFFQNVPLNLVDWMRQFSVEQAESFIRGYLGRLLFSGEESQKEASVLSGGERVRCMLCKMMLSNANVLLLDEPTNHLDLESITSLNDGLINFSGTLLFASHDHEFVQTIANRIIEITPDGIIDRKMSYDEYLELNLHE
- a CDS encoding GGDEF domain-containing protein; its protein translation is MERHIIEFLNSPALFAKISDLTRIVDPLQKTVTEYKDRVAVIDEAHCFDFWDKNKICDNCISMRAFNDNITYTKIEYTRDKTYLITAVPYHLTDRRIVIELLKDITQSVLYDVGTDTVLEQIGIHALIDNLNKLAFSDSLTGLYNRRFLMEKLPVDLLNSILSAAELSIIMVDIDHFKKINDTYGHLGGDHILKHVAATLSGCLTGTSDWIARFGGEEFVICMPGVNLEAAKATAESMRELLEHSGIRYQEAEFSVTASFGISNLKSAGQESAEDLIRRADEKLYLAKSKGRNRVEF